In Peromyscus eremicus chromosome 2, PerEre_H2_v1, whole genome shotgun sequence, a single genomic region encodes these proteins:
- the Gng10 gene encoding guanine nucleotide-binding protein G(I)/G(S)/G(O) subunit gamma-10, which translates to MSSGASVNAMQRLVEQLKLEAGVERIKVSQAAAELQQYCMQNACKDALLLGVPAGSNPFREPRSCALL; encoded by the exons ATGTCTTCCGGGGCCAGCGTGAACGCCATGCAGCGCCTGGTGGAGCAGCTCAAGCTGGAGGCCGGCGTGGAGAGGATCAAG GTCTCTCAGGCTGCTGCAGAGCTTCAGCAGTACTGCATGCAGAATGCCTGCAAGGACGCCCTGCTGCTTGGTGTCCCAGCTGGAAGCAACCCCTTCCGGGAGCCCCGATCCTGCGCTTTACTGTGA